In a genomic window of Xenopus laevis strain J_2021 chromosome 5S, Xenopus_laevis_v10.1, whole genome shotgun sequence:
- the klhl31.S gene encoding kelch-like protein 31: MAPKKKNVKKNKADINEMTIIVEDCPLSKLNGLSGLIDGGNGFSYISTEVTDSNYGTSLMEGMSRMRQDSFLCDLTIGTKTKSFMVHKVVMASCSEYFNGILKKDPSTQRVDLNDISPLGLATVITYAYTGKITLSLYTIGSTISSAIYLQINALVNMCCDFLMQEMNVENCMYVANIAETYGLKSTKEAAQKFIRDNFIEFSETDQFLKLTFDQINELLIDDYLQLPSEIVAFQIAMKWLDFDEKRIKYASGLLSNIRFGTISAQDLVNYVQSVPRMMQDTDCHRLLVEAMNYHLLPFHQNTLQSRRTKIRGGSRVLVTVGGRPALAEKSLSREILYRDPEGGWKRLSELPAKSFNQCVIVMDGFLYIAGGEDQNDARNQAKHAVSNFCRYDPRFNTWIHLANMNQKRTHFSLNVFNGLIFAIGGRNSEGGLASFECYVPSTNQWQMKAPLEVARCCHSSSVIDGKILVVGGYINNAYSRSVCMYDPSMDSWQDKASLSTPRGWHCSVSLGDRVYVMGGSQLGGRGERVDVLPVECYNPHTGQWSYVAPLQNGVSTAGASTLNGKIYLVGGWNEVEKKYKKCIQSYNPDLNEWTEEDELPEATVGVSCCSINMPNFKTRESRASSVSSVPISI, translated from the exons ATGGCACCAAAGAAGAAGAACGTTAAGAAGAATAAGGCAGACATCAATGAGATGACCATCATTGTAGAGGACTGCCCTCTAAGCAAACTTAATGGCTTGAGTGGTCTAATTGATGGTGGGAATGGCTTCAGTTACATCTCAACAGAAGTTACCGATTCCAACTATGGTACTTCCCTTATGGAAGGGATGAGCAGAATGAGACAGGACAGTTTCCTTTGTGATCTAACTATTGGTACCAAAACAAAATCTTTTATGGTTCACAAAGTTGTTATGGCCTCCTGCAGTGAATACTTCAATGGCATCCTCAAGAAGGATCCCTCAACTCAGAGAGTTGATCTGAATGATATCTCTCCATTAGGCTTAGCCACTGTAATAACATATGCATACACTGGAAAGATCACCctttctttatatactattgGCAGCACCATATCTTCAGCAATTTATCTGCAGATAAATGCCCTTGTAAACATGTGCTGTGATTTTCTAATGCAAGAAATGAATGTTGAAAACTGCATGTATGTTGCTAATATTGCAGAAACCTATGGACTTAAAAGTACAAAAGAAGCAGCACAGAAATTTATCAGAGACAACTTCATTGAGTTTTCTGAAACAGACCAGTTTCTGAAATTAACCTTTGATCAAATCAATGAACTGCTTATAGATGACTATTTACAGCTTCCTTCTGAAATTGTGGCTTTCCAGATTGCAATGAAATGGCTAGACTTTGatgaaaagagaataaaatatgCCTCTGGCCTCCTCAGCAATATCCGCTTTGGCACCATCTCAGCCCAAGACCTTGTCAACTATGTTCAGTCAGTGCCTCGTATGATGCAAGATACAGATTGCCACAGGCTTTTAGTAGAAGCCATGAATTATCATCTCCTTCCATTTCATCAGAACACATTGCAGTCTAGAAGAACAAAAATACGTGGTGGTTCCAGGGTCCTGGTTACTGTGGGGGGTCGCCCAGCTCTAGCAGAAAAGTCCCTAAGTAGGGAAATCCTAtacagagatcctgagggtggATGGAAAAGACTGTCAGAGCTTCCAGCTAAGAGTTTTAATCAGTGTGTCATTGTAATGGATGGATTTCTTTATATTGCTGGTGGTGAAGACCAGAATGATGCCAGAAACCAAGCCAAACATGCCGTCAGCAATTTTTGCAG ATATGACCCTCGTTTCAACACTTGGATTCATCTGGCAAACATGAATCAGAAACGCACTCATTTCAGTCTCAATGTGTTTAACGGGCTTATCTTTGCAATTGGAGGCCGTAATTCTGAAGGGGGTCTGGCATCATTTGAGTGCTATGTGCCTTCAACTAATCAGTGGCAAATGAAAGCACCACTAGAAGTAGCTAGGTGCTGTCATTCCAGCTCCGTAATAGATGGTAAAATCCTGGTCGTAGGTGgatatataaataatgcatacTCCCgatctgtgtgtatgtatgaccCATCTATGGATAGCTGGCAAGATAAAGCAAGCCTCAGTACCCCTAGAGGATGGCATTGCTCTGTTTCACTTGGTGACAGGGTGTATGTCATGGGTGGCAGTCAACTTGGTGGTCGTGGTGAGAGAGTTGATGTCCTACCTGTAGAGTGTTACAATCCCCACACAGGTCAGTGGAGCTACGTTGCTCCTCTTCAAAATGGAGTTAGTACAGCCGGTGCTTCAACTCTCAATGGAAAAATCTATCTAGTTGGTGGCTGGAATGAAGTGGAAAAGAAATATAAGAAATGCATCCAGAGCTACAATCCTGATCTAAATGAATGGACAGAGGAAGATGAGTTACCTGAAGCAACAGTTGGAGTGTCATGCTGCTCCATTAACATGCCCAATTTTAAAACACGAGAATCTAGGGCAAGTTCAGTGTCTTCTGTACCAATCAGTATATAA